From a single Pseudomonas serboccidentalis genomic region:
- the glgX gene encoding glycogen debranching protein GlgX, which translates to MTRPKKAEPAAHAEPSRIREGLPFPLGATWDGLGVNFALFSANAIKVELCIFDDAGEVELERIELPEYTDEIFHGYLPDAHPGLIYGYRVYGPYDPANGHRFNHNKLLIDPYAKQLVGQLKWSEALFGYTIGHPDADLSFDERDSAPFVPKCKVIDPAHTWGHDHRVSVPWDKTIIYETHVRGISMRHPSVPENVRGTFAGLMVDDVLEHIRKLGVSSVELLPIHAFVNDQHLLHKGMTNYWGYNSIAFFAPDPRYLASGKIAEFKEMVAHLHEANLEVILDVVYNHTAEGNEQGPTLSMRGIDNASYYRLMPDDKRFYINDSGTGNTLDLSHPCVLQMVTDSLRYWASEMHVDGFRFDLATILGRYHDGFDERHSFLVACRQDPVLRQVKMIAEPWDCGPGGYQVGNFPPGWVEWNDKFRDTVRAFWKGDDGQVADFASRMTASGEMFNQRGRRPYSSVNFITAHDGFTLNDLVSYNDKHNEANDENNQDGSNNNLSWNHGVEGPTDDPEINALRHRQMRNFFATLLLAQGTPMIVAGDEFARTQDGNNNAYCQDSDIGWVNWDLSEDGKALLKFVKRLIKLRLAYPILRRGRFLVGEYNEDIGVKDVTWLAPDATEMTTEHWHDAHNRCLGMLLDGRAQETGIRRKAGDATLLLVVNAHHDIVNFTLPEVPEGRFWTCMVDTNQPAIRGQERFEFGHQYSVTGRSLLLFELQREEED; encoded by the coding sequence ATGACCCGTCCAAAGAAAGCCGAGCCCGCAGCGCACGCTGAGCCGTCCAGAATCCGTGAAGGCCTGCCCTTCCCGCTCGGAGCGACCTGGGATGGACTGGGGGTGAACTTTGCGCTGTTTTCCGCCAACGCCATCAAGGTTGAGCTGTGCATTTTCGATGATGCCGGCGAAGTCGAGCTCGAACGCATCGAACTGCCGGAATACACCGACGAGATTTTCCACGGCTATCTGCCCGACGCCCACCCGGGGCTGATCTACGGCTATCGCGTCTACGGCCCTTACGACCCGGCCAACGGTCACCGTTTCAACCACAACAAATTGCTCATCGACCCGTATGCCAAGCAACTGGTCGGCCAGTTGAAATGGTCCGAGGCGTTGTTCGGCTACACCATCGGCCACCCGGATGCCGACCTCAGTTTCGACGAACGCGACAGTGCGCCGTTCGTGCCCAAGTGCAAAGTCATCGACCCGGCCCACACCTGGGGCCACGATCACCGGGTCAGCGTGCCGTGGGACAAGACCATCATTTATGAAACCCACGTGCGCGGCATCAGCATGCGTCACCCCTCGGTGCCAGAGAACGTGCGCGGTACGTTTGCCGGGTTGATGGTCGATGACGTGCTCGAACACATCCGCAAGCTCGGCGTGTCGTCGGTGGAGTTGTTGCCGATCCACGCCTTCGTCAACGACCAGCACCTGCTGCACAAGGGCATGACCAACTACTGGGGCTACAACAGCATCGCGTTCTTCGCCCCGGACCCGCGTTACCTGGCCAGCGGCAAGATCGCCGAGTTCAAGGAAATGGTCGCGCACCTGCACGAGGCCAATCTGGAAGTGATCCTCGACGTGGTCTACAACCACACCGCCGAGGGCAATGAGCAAGGCCCGACCCTGTCGATGCGCGGTATCGACAACGCCTCCTATTACCGGCTGATGCCCGACGACAAGCGTTTCTACATCAACGATTCCGGCACCGGCAACACCCTCGACCTGAGTCACCCATGCGTGCTGCAAATGGTCACCGACTCGCTGCGCTACTGGGCCAGCGAGATGCATGTCGACGGCTTCCGCTTTGACCTGGCAACCATTCTCGGGCGTTATCACGACGGTTTCGACGAACGCCACAGCTTCCTCGTCGCCTGCCGTCAGGACCCGGTGCTGCGTCAGGTGAAAATGATCGCCGAGCCGTGGGACTGCGGCCCGGGTGGCTATCAGGTGGGCAACTTCCCGCCGGGCTGGGTCGAGTGGAACGACAAGTTCCGCGACACCGTACGCGCGTTCTGGAAAGGCGACGACGGCCAGGTCGCCGACTTCGCCAGCCGCATGACCGCCTCCGGCGAGATGTTCAACCAGCGCGGGCGGCGACCGTATTCGTCGGTGAACTTCATCACCGCCCACGACGGTTTCACTCTCAACGACCTGGTGTCGTACAACGACAAGCACAACGAAGCCAACGACGAGAATAATCAGGACGGCAGCAACAACAATCTGTCCTGGAACCACGGCGTCGAAGGCCCGACCGACGATCCCGAGATCAATGCGCTGCGCCATCGGCAGATGCGTAACTTTTTCGCCACCCTACTGCTGGCCCAGGGCACGCCGATGATCGTCGCCGGCGACGAATTCGCCCGCACTCAGGACGGCAACAACAACGCCTATTGTCAGGACAGCGACATCGGCTGGGTCAACTGGGACCTCAGCGAGGACGGCAAGGCGTTGCTCAAGTTCGTCAAACGCCTGATCAAGTTGCGTCTGGCTTATCCGATTCTGCGTCGCGGACGTTTTCTGGTCGGCGAGTACAACGAGGACATCGGCGTCAAGGACGTGACCTGGCTGGCGCCGGACGCCACCGAGATGACCACCGAACACTGGCACGACGCGCACAATCGTTGCCTGGGCATGCTCCTCGATGGCCGCGCTCAGGAAACCGGAATCCGCCGCAAGGCTGGCGACGCGACATTGCTGCTGGTGGTCAACGCTCACCACGACATCGTCAACTTCACCTTGCCGGAAGTGCCGGAGGGCCGTTTCTGGACCTGC
- a CDS encoding DUF2934 domain-containing protein, translating to MSTDDKRIREFAYQIWESEGKPEGHEARHWEMARKLAEAEALAPKKSPKAAGSKTAGKTAAKDTDGKAAAAKPKAPAAAKAKPAGAAKIVPPGEKATEKKPRAPRKPPAN from the coding sequence ATGAGTACCGACGATAAACGCATCCGCGAGTTTGCCTATCAGATCTGGGAATCGGAAGGAAAGCCTGAAGGTCACGAAGCGCGCCACTGGGAAATGGCGCGCAAACTGGCTGAAGCCGAGGCTTTGGCGCCGAAGAAATCACCGAAAGCGGCGGGCAGCAAAACCGCCGGCAAGACCGCTGCCAAAGACACGGATGGTAAAGCAGCAGCGGCCAAACCGAAGGCACCGGCAGCTGCTAAAGCCAAACCGGCCGGCGCCGCCAAGATCGTCCCGCCGGGCGAAAAAGCCACCGAGAAAAAGCCCCGGGCACCCCGCAAGCCCCCGGCCAACTGA